TGAAACGCTTAATTTTAATAGCTTTATTGGCCGTAACCAGCTGTGCTACTACCAGTCTTAATCCTTATATAGGCACTTTAAGTTATGATATAATTGAAACCGAAGCCGGCGTAATGATAGACAGCGATTTACTCATATTCGCTAATAACAACCATACCATTCTCTTTAGTCGCCGGGTAGCAGCCGCTAACCCTAATCAAGTGTTGTTTTACTTTTTTTACCTTTGGAGTAATGTCGATTTTGTGCCGCACACACTTAATCTTCATTTTGACGATGAAATTGTAATTATTCAGCTAGACGAAGTTCACCTGCGTAATACGCGCGGTGTGGCAGCTTATTCCATACCTATTAACCTTAGCCAACTGCAAAGACTAACCAGCCTTTTTAATGACCCTATTAGTACCTTAACTTTAGCGATGGAAGGCCGCGAATTTAACCGCCGTACCCATGCTTATACTAACCGCATTTATAGCGAACGTATTGTTATTACTAATGCCGATACTATCGAGCTTATTAGATTAAACTTTTTTAATAATATAAGTTTAGGTGTGCCTAGCGGCGGAATGTCTGGCCTTTAAAAGGCATTTTTTTTCAAATTAATTTACTGTAAAAATAATTTATAGCAAACTACATGAAAAAAACGAAAAAAAGTTAAAAAAAATGCTAAAAGCACTTGTCAAGATAAAAAAAATTTTGTAGACTAGCTAAAGTTTAAATGGAATGCTTGCTTAAAGCCAGAGTTTAGGTAAGCCGCTGCCAAAACATTAATATTAAAATAACCAAAGTAACGAACCGCCTTTATTAAGTAAAGCGTAGGCGTGGGTTTTTAACGTTAAAAGCACAAGGCTACTTTTTAAGTATACTATCCATTTAATAATTTTTTAATAATAAAACGCATTGAGAAGGAGAAAACTCAAATGGCCAAGGAAAAGTTTGAGCGCACCAAGCCTCACGTAAACGTTGGTACTATCGGGCACGTTGACCATGGTAAAACCACTTTAACTGCCGCTATATCGGCTCGTGCCGCTACTGTAAATGGTGGTGGTAAAGTTATGAAGTATGACGATATTGACAACGCTCCAGAAGAGAAGGCTCGTGGTATTACTATTAATACCCGCCACGTAGAGTACGAAACTGCCAATAGGCACTATGCTCACGTAGACTGTCCGGGTCACGCCGACTATATTAAAAATATGATTACCGGTGCTGCACAAATGGATGGTGCTATTTTGCTTGTTGCTGGCGATAGCGGTGCTGAGCCGCAAACTCGTGAACACATTTTGCTTGCTCGCCAAGTTGGTGTGCCTAAAATGGTTGTCTTTTTAAATAAAATGGACATTGCCGATGCCGAGCTGGTAGAAATGGTTGAAGAAGAAGTGCGCGATCTTTTGGATGCGTATGGTTTTCCCGGCCGTGATACTCCGATTATTCGTGGTTCGGCTTTTGGTGCTTTAAGTAATCCTAGTGACGCTGAGGCGAATAAATGCATTGATGAGCTTTTGAGTACTATGGATACTTATTTTCCGTTGCCGGAGCGCGATTTGGATAAGCCTTTCCTTATGCCAATTGAGGATGTTTTCTCGATTTCGGGTCGTGGTACTGTGGTTACCGGCCGTATTGAGCAAGGCAGAATTAAAGTAGGTGAAGAAGTTGAAATTGTTGGTGTGCGCGATACTCAAAAAACTACTGTAACCGGTGTTGAAATGTTTCAGAAGGTTTTAGATGAAGGCCAAGCCGGTGATAACGTTGGATTGCTCCTTCGTGGTATTGATAAAGATGCCGTTGAGCGTGGACAAGTTTTGGCTAAAACCGGCTCGATTAAGCCGCATAAAAAGTTTAAGGCCACGATTTATGCTTTGTCTAAAGAGGA
This DNA window, taken from Spirochaetaceae bacterium, encodes the following:
- the tuf gene encoding elongation factor Tu gives rise to the protein MAKEKFERTKPHVNVGTIGHVDHGKTTLTAAISARAATVNGGGKVMKYDDIDNAPEEKARGITINTRHVEYETANRHYAHVDCPGHADYIKNMITGAAQMDGAILLVAGDSGAEPQTREHILLARQVGVPKMVVFLNKMDIADAELVEMVEEEVRDLLDAYGFPGRDTPIIRGSAFGALSNPSDAEANKCIDELLSTMDTYFPLPERDLDKPFLMPIEDVFSISGRGTVVTGRIEQGRIKVGEEVEIVGVRDTQKTTVTGVEMFQKVLDEGQAGDNVGLLLRGIDKDAVERGQVLAKTGSIKPHKKFKATIYALSKEEGGRQNPFFSGYRPQFYFRTTDITGTLTLPEGKEMVMPGDNTEITVELIHPIAMTKGLRLSIREGGRTVASGQVIEIIE